One genomic segment of Pseudomonas fortuita includes these proteins:
- a CDS encoding histone deacetylase family protein, translating into MPLPLIYHEDYSPEFPAEHRFPMDKFRLLHDHLVDSGLTTDQALLRPDICPNDILALAHDRGYIERYMNGDLSREDQRRLGLPWSEALARRTVRAVGGSLLTAEMALQHGIACHLAGGTHHAHYDHPAGFCIFNDLAVISRYLLEAGRVHRVLIFDCDVHQGDGTARILHDTPEAITVSLHCEQNFPARKAQSDWDIPLPRGMGDAAYLKVVDDTLNYLLPLYQPDLVLYDAGVDVHKDDALGYLQLTDAGLAARDEAVLRHCLGRDIPVVGVIGGGYSKDREALARRHGILHHSAARVIGCSQ; encoded by the coding sequence ATGCCGTTGCCGCTGATCTACCACGAAGACTACAGCCCGGAGTTCCCCGCCGAACACCGCTTCCCGATGGACAAGTTCCGCCTGCTGCATGACCACCTGGTGGACAGCGGGCTGACCACCGACCAGGCATTGCTGCGCCCGGACATCTGCCCCAACGACATCCTCGCCCTGGCCCACGACCGTGGCTATATCGAGCGTTACATGAACGGCGACCTGTCCCGCGAGGACCAGCGTCGCCTCGGCCTGCCCTGGAGCGAAGCCCTGGCCCGGCGCACGGTGCGGGCTGTGGGTGGCTCGCTGCTGACCGCCGAGATGGCGCTGCAACATGGCATCGCCTGCCACCTCGCCGGTGGCACCCACCATGCCCATTACGACCACCCCGCCGGCTTCTGCATCTTCAACGACCTGGCCGTGATCAGCCGCTACCTGCTGGAGGCTGGCCGGGTACACCGGGTACTGATCTTCGATTGCGATGTGCACCAGGGTGACGGCACCGCGCGCATCCTGCACGACACCCCCGAGGCCATCACCGTGTCGTTGCATTGCGAACAGAACTTCCCGGCCCGCAAGGCGCAGAGCGACTGGGACATTCCCCTGCCCCGTGGCATGGGCGATGCGGCCTACCTGAAGGTGGTGGACGACACCCTTAACTACCTGCTGCCGCTCTATCAACCCGACCTGGTGCTGTATGACGCCGGCGTCGATGTGCACAAGGACGACGCCCTTGGCTACCTGCAACTGACTGACGCCGGCCTGGCCGCCCGTGACGAAGCGGTGCTGCGCCATTGTCTGGGCCGTGACATCCCGGTGGTTGGCGTGATCGGCGGCGGCTACAGCAAGGACCGCGAAGCGTTGGCCAGGCGCCATGGCATCCTTCACCACAGCGCGGCACGCGTCATCGGTTGTTCACAGTGA
- a CDS encoding DEAD/DEAH box helicase, with protein sequence MNFAKLGLIEPLLRTLQQLDYTTPTPVQAKAIPAVLAGRDLMAAAQTGTGKTAGFALPVLQRLALEGEKVACNSIRALVLVPTRELAEQVHNNVREYAENLPLSTYAVYGGVSINPQMMRLRRGVDLLVATPGRLLDLFRQNAVKFNQVQTLVLDEADRMLDLGFAEELQSVYAALPRKRQTLLFSATFSDQIRVLAGLALNDPLSIEVSPRNATATSVKQWLVPVDKKRKEDLFCHLLRKQRWSQVLVFAKTRNGVDQLVSRLLAEGVNADGIHGDRPQATRQRALDSFKAREIQVLVATDVAARGLDIDDLPLVVNLDLPIVAEDYVHRIGRTGRAGNKGEAISLVCADEVQLLGAIEVLTRQTLPRHEEPDFIPDHRVPMTDASGQVIKKPKKPKKPKENSAKRGLGRWMDSGEPEPAVKAVRKVPSFNGGPRKRKP encoded by the coding sequence ATGAATTTCGCCAAACTCGGCCTGATCGAACCCCTGCTGCGCACGCTGCAGCAGCTGGACTACACCACCCCGACCCCGGTGCAGGCCAAGGCCATCCCCGCCGTGCTGGCCGGCCGCGACCTGATGGCCGCGGCCCAGACCGGCACCGGCAAGACCGCAGGCTTTGCCCTGCCCGTGCTGCAGCGCCTGGCACTGGAGGGCGAGAAGGTGGCCTGCAACTCGATCCGCGCGCTGGTGCTGGTGCCTACCCGTGAGCTGGCCGAGCAGGTGCACAACAACGTGCGCGAGTACGCCGAGAACCTGCCCCTGAGCACTTACGCGGTGTACGGCGGCGTCAGCATCAACCCCCAGATGATGCGCCTGCGCCGTGGCGTCGACCTGTTGGTGGCCACCCCGGGCCGCTTGCTCGACCTGTTCCGGCAGAATGCGGTGAAGTTCAACCAGGTGCAGACGCTGGTGCTGGACGAAGCTGACCGCATGCTCGACCTGGGCTTTGCCGAAGAACTGCAATCGGTGTACGCCGCGCTGCCGCGCAAGCGCCAGACCCTGTTGTTTTCTGCCACGTTCTCTGACCAGATTCGCGTACTGGCGGGGCTGGCGTTGAATGACCCGCTCAGTATCGAAGTGAGCCCGCGCAACGCCACTGCAACCAGCGTCAAACAGTGGCTGGTGCCTGTGGACAAAAAGCGCAAGGAAGACCTGTTCTGTCACCTGCTGCGCAAACAGCGCTGGAGCCAGGTGCTGGTGTTTGCCAAGACCCGTAACGGTGTCGACCAGTTGGTGTCGCGCTTGCTGGCCGAAGGCGTAAACGCCGACGGCATCCACGGTGACCGCCCGCAGGCCACCCGCCAGCGGGCGCTGGACAGCTTCAAGGCCCGCGAGATTCAGGTACTGGTGGCGACCGACGTGGCGGCCCGTGGCCTGGATATCGACGACCTGCCGCTGGTGGTCAACCTCGACCTGCCGATCGTCGCCGAGGATTACGTGCACCGCATCGGGCGTACCGGGCGGGCGGGTAACAAGGGCGAGGCGATTTCGCTGGTGTGCGCGGATGAAGTGCAGTTGCTGGGGGCTATCGAAGTGCTGACCCGGCAGACCCTGCCACGCCATGAAGAACCGGATTTCATCCCTGATCACCGGGTGCCGATGACCGACGCCAGTGGCCAGGTGATCAAGAAGCCGAAGAAACCCAAAAAGCCGAAAGAGAACAGCGCCAAGCGCGGGCTGGGGCGTTGGATGGACAGTGGGGAGCCGGAGCCGGCAGTGAAGGCGGTGCGCAAGGTGCCGAGCTTCAATGGTGGGCCGCGTAAGCGTAAGCCTTGA
- a CDS encoding TIGR03862 family flavoprotein has product MSDLNPASPPLAVVIGGGPAGLMAAEALAQAGLAVEVFDAMPSVGRKFLLAGVGGMNITHSEPYPAFVSRYAGRQGEVEALLRGFDAEALRQWIHSLGIETFVGTSGRVFPTDMKAAPLLRAWLKRLRDCGVVIHTRHRWLGWNADGALRIAYPQGERAVQAAVVVLALGGGSWARLGSDGAWQPLLAERAVDISPLQPSNCGFEVDGWSALLKEKFAGAPLKNIALSVPGSAPRKGEFILTAQGVEGSLVYAWSAPVREAINREGRGVLLLDLLPDKPVDNIAQALAKPRGSRSMAKHLHSQLGIDGVKAALLRELTDQATFADPLALAQAIKALPITLVRTRPLDEAISSAGGVRFEGLDEGLMVKSMPGVFCAGEMLDWEAPTGGYLLTACFASGLRAGRAAAEWVTRVS; this is encoded by the coding sequence ATGTCCGATCTGAACCCCGCCTCCCCTCCTCTCGCCGTCGTTATTGGTGGTGGCCCCGCCGGCCTGATGGCTGCCGAAGCACTGGCCCAGGCAGGCCTGGCGGTCGAGGTGTTCGACGCCATGCCTTCGGTGGGGCGCAAGTTCCTGCTGGCGGGTGTTGGCGGGATGAACATCACCCACTCCGAGCCGTACCCGGCGTTCGTTTCACGCTATGCCGGGCGCCAGGGCGAAGTCGAGGCGCTGCTGCGCGGCTTCGACGCCGAAGCCTTGCGCCAGTGGATTCACAGCCTGGGCATCGAAACCTTCGTCGGCACCTCGGGGCGGGTGTTCCCCACCGACATGAAAGCCGCCCCCCTGCTGCGCGCCTGGCTCAAGCGGCTGCGCGACTGCGGGGTAGTTATCCACACCCGCCACCGTTGGTTGGGCTGGAATGCCGACGGTGCCTTGCGGATCGCTTATCCACAGGGCGAGCGCGCGGTGCAGGCTGCAGTCGTGGTACTGGCGCTGGGTGGCGGCAGTTGGGCGCGATTGGGTTCGGATGGCGCCTGGCAGCCATTACTGGCCGAACGGGCTGTGGATATCTCGCCTTTGCAGCCCAGCAACTGCGGGTTTGAGGTGGATGGCTGGAGCGCATTGTTGAAGGAGAAATTCGCGGGCGCACCGCTGAAGAACATTGCCCTCAGCGTCCCCGGCAGCGCGCCGCGCAAAGGCGAGTTCATCCTCACCGCGCAGGGTGTTGAAGGCAGCCTGGTGTATGCCTGGTCGGCACCGGTGCGCGAAGCCATCAACCGCGAAGGCCGAGGGGTACTGCTGCTCGACCTGCTGCCAGACAAGCCTGTGGACAACATTGCCCAGGCACTGGCCAAGCCACGCGGTTCGCGCTCCATGGCCAAGCATCTGCACAGCCAGCTGGGCATTGATGGCGTCAAGGCGGCGCTGCTGCGCGAGCTGACCGATCAGGCGACCTTTGCCGACCCATTGGCGCTGGCCCAGGCGATCAAGGCCTTGCCGATCACATTGGTGCGTACGCGACCACTGGATGAAGCAATCAGCAGTGCCGGCGGGGTACGCTTCGAGGGGCTGGATGAGGGGTTGATGGTCAAAAGCATGCCGGGGGTGTTCTGTGCCGGCGAGATGCTGGACTGGGAGGCGCCGACCGGGGGGTACCTGCTGACGGCTTGCTTTGCCAGCGGGTTGCGTGCCGGGCGGGCGGCGGCGGAGTGGGTTACGCGGGTTTCCTGA